Sequence from the Tistrella bauzanensis genome:
CCATCGCCGGCGGCGTCTCGGTCTCAGCGACCGGCTCGCTGGGGCGTTCGGGGTCGGTGGCCTGCTCGGGGGTTTTCTGGTCGTCGGGCAGGGTCACCGGCGGCTTCGGGCGGATGAAGTCGCGGCGGGAAACCGCCTCGCCATCGCGCAGGCGCTGCCAGTCCTTCAGCACCGCCTTCACCGTCGGGAAGGCCAACTCGCCCCACGGGATCTCGTCCCAGGTGAACAGCCCCACCTCGACGCTCTCGATCCCGGCCGAAATCTCAGGGCGGGTCATGGTCGCCAGATAGAAGATCTGAACCTGATGGATTTCCGGGATGTCATACACCGCCAGCAGCCGGTCGACCGTGCAGCGGGCGCCGGCTTCCTCGAACACCTC
This genomic interval carries:
- a CDS encoding NUDIX hydrolase produces the protein MEFCSACGGRIARRIPQGDSRPRHVCTACGTIHYRNPNMVVGAVCVWEDRVLLARRSIAPREGFWTVPAGFLELEESTADGALREVFEEAGARCTVDRLLAVYDIPEIHQVQIFYLATMTRPEISAGIESVEVGLFTWDEIPWGELAFPTVKAVLKDWQRLRDGEAVSRRDFIRPKPPVTLPDDQKTPEQATDPERPSEPVAETETPPAMA